From Nicotiana tabacum cultivar K326 chromosome 20, ASM71507v2, whole genome shotgun sequence, one genomic window encodes:
- the LOC142174401 gene encoding calcium uniporter protein 3, mitochondrial-like: protein MVAGFIDSALFCQFLQEREINHGARLPEFLSIPMGDKLREKLRSMNVTGERIRFEVLAPMAPTTEMADFPGETMGKITVNDARKILRFYQLEKVRLRVRDMPMNSILYSKFVEFLFIF from the coding sequence atggtgGCTGGGTTTATTGACTCCGCCTTGTTCTGCCAGTTCCTCCAAGAAAGAGAAATTAACCATGGAGCTAGACTGCCGGAATTTTTATCAATTCCTATGGGAGATAAATTGAGAGAAAAATTGAGGTCTATGAATGTTACCGGAGAAAGGATTAGATTTGAAGTCCTAGCGCCAATGGCTCCGACGACGGAGATGGCGGATTTTCCGGGGGAGACGATGGGGAAAATTACAGTGAATGATGCTAGGAAAATTTTGAGGTTTTATCAGTTGGAGAAAGTGAGATTGAGAGTTAGAGATATGCCGATGAACTCCATTTTGTACTCTAAATTCGTTGAGTTTCTCTTCATCTTTTAG